The Setaria viridis chromosome 9, Setaria_viridis_v4.0, whole genome shotgun sequence sequence GAAATATTTCATTCTCTATGACTTATTGTGCTTTAGTGACAAACAATTAGGGCCATTTTCTTCATGTGATTAAAACGAAGATGATCACATTGTTTGGGCTGGCTGCTGATGGCTTCTATCAGGATTTTTGGCTTCATCAAAGATGCACacctttatgtttttttttattggcTCTTCGATGAAATTACATTTGCATCAGCCAGTCATAATTGGCTCTCTGATTGTATTACATTTGCCATTTCTTGTGATGCCTCTATTATAGTGAAAAGTATGCTGCAAGATTGTCACACCTCTTCTTATATTCTTTGCAGGAAGCCACATGTCATCAAATGCTGTTGTTGGTTTGGCTCTGTGTGTATGCTAGGTTAGATAACTTAGGATCTCGTTGTTCTTGAGTCTTGACGAAATTCTTGGCTCAAGGAGCAAGATGAGTAGAAAAATACATGGTGAACATGACTCTCAGAGAATCACTAGTGAAGGGACTGCTGCCCGCACAAGACCTCTGAGCATTCAGGACATTATGTTGCGGCGTGAAAAGAAGGCTGCATCAGAAGCTAAGAAAACCAAGGAAGAGCTCCAAGAAAATGACAAGGGTACATCTAATCACTTGGAACAAGGAAGAGGTTACAAACTTAGAAAGGATTTGAAAGATATGCCTGTGGAGGGTTCAAAAAAGAAGATTAGAGATACATCAAGGGAGGAATCCAAGAAAGAAAACCTGAGAGTTATACCAAGGGAAGGCTCTAGAAAGGATGACACGAGATATACACCAAAGGAGGTCTCCAAGAAGGACAACTCTAAAGATAGGCCAAAAGATTGTTACAAGATGGATGGCCTGAAAGATACACCAAAGGTCTCGGAGAAGGAAGACCTGAGAGATGCACTAAAGAAGGGCTCCATGAAAGAGAGGCCCTCCATAGGAGATGAGTATCGTTCAGTTGGCAAAGATAAAGGCATTGGTAGTTCTCAGAAACGTACCACAAGCATGAGTAGCCGAGCTGATGAAAGCAAAGATAGAAACCTTGGTGAAATCAGAGCAAGAAATGGTGATGTCACGAGATCTGAATATCAGAAAGGACCTGGGAAAAGAGGGAATGATGAAACCGTTGACAATGATAGAATTAAGGATAAGAGTGAGAAGCTTCGAAATGAGACAAAGAGGAAAAACCGTAGTTTTGATAATGAGAAGAGTTCAGAGGTTGATCGACCAATGTCAAAGAAACAGGACTCTGCATGGTTCCAAGGTTCCAAACATTCTGACAGAAATGATGGAAGAAATGAGTATGCAAAACCATACCACGGAGAGCCAAGGTTGAAAAGGAGAAGGTCTAGAAGCAGGGATCGTGATCGAGAGAGACATGGCAGGTCTATCTCCCCACCGCCAAGGGAACAAAGACATAACTACCATGGACATGATTTGGGCAATTATCGTCCATACTACTCAATGGAGAAATCAAGGAGGAAGTATGCTGAAGTTGACAAACAAAGATCATCTGGAAGTGGTGGATACAGTGGCGGGTCACACCAGAGATACGAAAGTCGGCTTGGTGGATACTCAccaaggaaaaggaaaacagcACCGCAAGCTGAGCAGGCAACTACCAAGACTCCTCCACCGGTCATTCAATCCCCAGAAAAGAAATCAGCCACATGGGATCAACCTCCTGTGAAAGCAAGCCAATTTAAATTCCCTACTACTTTGCAGTCAACTGTTGGCCAGATGACTCCATCTACTCCAAAGGACCCTTCAACTAAAGTTGAGACAATATTGGCAGGGAATAGTTTGTCTGCAGATTCTGTCCAGCTTACACAAGCAACCCGTCCACTCAGGAGGTTGCACATTGAAAATTTACCTGATTCAGCAACAGAGGATAGGTTGATTGACTGCTTGAATGACTTCTTGTTGTCTACCGGTGTTAAATACACCCAGCGGTCTAAACCATGCCTCAGTTGTACGGTGAGAAAACTACCATGCCACTTTCATTCCTACCGTGTCACATTTTCTTACTAACATGTATTAATATCCTATCTTGATTCAATGCAGATAAACAAGGAAAAACGTCAGGCATTTGCTGAATTTCTTACACCAGAGGATGCTACAGCAGCTCTTTCTTTTGATGGAAGGTCTCTAAATGGATCTGCTTTGAGAATTCGACGCCCCAAAGAATATGTTGAAATGGTGGTAAGATTTCCATCCTTCCCCATCAATGTTGTTGCAATTATATACTGTTTAGTTTTTTTCCCTCATGTGGATGACCTTCTAATTTAGCCTTTTGGGTCTTGCTGAAACCACCTCTCATAATTTTCCCAGTCTATTTTGAGAACCTGATATTTGATGTTTTGATTTGGGTTTGAATTAAGTCACCCTGTTGATCAGGTGTCGCTTGACCTTGTTGGTATCAATTTTCCGCCTCCTGGTTTTCGTTGCTGTGTGGAAGTCTGCTGCTTGACTTAGGTTATCGCAAAGTTGTTAAATATCTCAAATTAATTCTGGGCATCTTATCGACTTTTACATGCAAcactttaattttttaatttcttAGATGTCATTGTGTGAAGCTAAATGTTGCAATGGTTTAATATTACTTATGTGCCTCTGATTTATACTTGGTTGAGAAGTGCGTATGAGATTGTAAACGTTTCAAACATTTCCTACACATATGGACTCTTGTTCTGCAAAAGAAATTTTCCTCTTTTGAAATGGATATCTTTTTAGCAATAGAGATTAGCATACTATTAGTTGCAAGATCTTCCTTTAACTTTCACATTCTTTTCCATTTAGttttgtgcttggttgatagtCTCTTAACAGTTGCATGCTTGTAAAAAATGGCAAGATTTCTACCCAGTTTCTTTTATCACTTGACATGTTTTGCATCCTAATGTTTCAGTAATGAATACCATTAGAGTGATCATGCGTGTAGTTTGCATATCTGGATAGAATGTTATGTTCAACTATGCCATGTTTTACTTTTGGCCTATGTGTTGCAATTGAGAATCAGGTATGATATGTTTGCAATTGGTACCTTCATTTCTGTTTTGCACGGTGAACCTTGCAATATGTTGTGAAAATTATTCTGGAGTAGATATATTCAGATTTATTCATGGTGCAAAAAGTATTCTAGAGTTGCTGTTTGTTCATGACATATATTTCTATCATTCGACAAATTCCTGTCTGACGGTCATATTGAAATCTCTCAAATAGGGTATTTTAATTGGGTGTGTCATAATTCACGTTCAGCAGCATCGTGAAGCAAAGGAATTGTAAAGCAGACTTCCTGGTGTAGGCCATTATTATGTGACTGCTGCTACTTCCAGATTTCATTGGCTCATTACAGTGCTGGCAGACAGGCAGAGTCCTTATGGTGCTCAGTTCATGGAAACATTAGGAAGACATCTTGTACAGCATGGTTCAAGTAAATGTATTGTTAGCAAACATTGAGTATGCTGATTGCTAAGCCTAATTATCCAAATATCTACAGCTGAGTGCAATTCGGTGGCAAGAGATATCATTTAAACTTTGACAACTTCAAAGTTATTCTTCATTTAGTTTAACAAAAATTGACTTTACTATTTTGCTCTTTTGTGTTGCATTTCTAATATTTTCTTGCTCAGTTTATTTCATGGAGGTTGTCTTACATCTTAGTTCCCTTATTTTTATCTCTGGCCTCTTTACTTCCAAAAGCACAAAAGTTTCTTTACATAGGTAGATATGGTTATCTGTTCCACCTGTAGCTGATAAGGGAACATCACAAACAAATACCGTAGAGATGGAAGTGGATAGTGATTCTCCCACATCAGTTCTAATGAGGGGATTGGCCTGGTTGGTGCACCTTAGGTTGCGTGGCTAGATTGCCTTGTTTGGGGTTGCGGTCCAGGTCAAATGTGCTGTATACCACCAACATGACTAGCTTAACAATAGTATCATGCAAACATGTGACATCAGGTCTCTGTTAGTATTATGGTGTTCAAGTCAGAGTCATGAACCAGACTTTTCTTCTACACCTAACAATAGTTCACAGTGATTGCTTTCCATCACCATTAGCTGTTGAAATATCAGTGTTATTTACTTATACGTAGTATGTTTGCTGCTTGACAGAAGTAACTGGGTTGATTTGTCTGTATTATATTTTGATTGTTACGACATTGATTTTTTGGAGATTTATATATTTTAAATATGAGGACATTCAGAATTTTAGATATTGCATTTTAAATGTTAAGACATACCTTTTTGTTCCCTGCAGAATGTAGCTCCTAAGAAGCCTGCTGAAGAGACTGGGTTAATATCTGACGTAGTTGCAGATTCACCATACAAGGTAACATAATTGGTTTCTGCTTGTTCTATCTTTTTAAAGAGAATTGTGTGAGAAATTTTTGGACATTCTCGGCTTCCTGCCTGTTGTATTGTTCTGCGAGAACTCAGTTGAGGTAAAATTGCTTGTTGACAACTATGAAGTTACTCCATTGTTGTGTCTGGTTTCATTTCAAAGCTACTTCCATTTATGGAGAACTCTTGTACATTCAGTCAATCCATCTCTTCTCTCATCACAGAAAAAAGAGTTAACTGAGTTTTGTtccccttttcttattttctcaaATTATCTTATTTAATGAACTGTAGTTGTTGCGACTTGGCATGTGCATCTAATATTTACACCAGATATTTTCAAAATAGCCAAGCGCAAGAAGATTTGACTGTTGATTTTTGTTGTTATAATGTTTATGCTTTCTGTTTCACTTTGAATTTTACAGATTTTCATAGCGGGGATTGCTGGAATGATCTCATCCGAGATGGTAATATGAGAGGCCATAAGTATCTGTGCTTTATATATTGAGTATTGACTATTGTTGTTCTTGCTTCGTGAGGATATTATAGTTATATGTTCTTGACAAGTAACTGCATTTCCTTCTCTTTCAGCTAATGGAGATTGTTAGTGCATTTGGCCCATTGGCTGCATACCGCTTTCTTTTTAATGATGAGCTCGGTGGGCCTTGTGCATTTCTTGAGGTATGAAGTGTAGTGTGCATAAGCTAGAGCATATGATCATCATAGACACTTCTGATTAATTCAATATGGGCAGTATGCCGATCGCTCCATTACATCCAAGGCATGTGCTGGCCTCAATGGGATGAAGCTTGGTGGATGTGTACTGACTGCTGTCCACGTGTTTCCCGATCCTCCTGTGGAGGTACCACTATTTCAACCTATTCGTTACCCTTatttattccattatttgaaATAATATGTTCTAGTTGAATTTTCAGGCTGCTAATGAGGCCTCCCCGTTTTATGGTATCCCTGACAATGCCAAATCACTTCTTGAAGAACCAACTAAGGTCCTGCAACTAAAAGATGTGGTACGCTGTAGTTTTATTGCTTTTCGCTTTAATTTCCTATAGTTAAATCAACAATGCCCTCCAAATGAAAACATTTTGTGgcttcatatttttttcccctcattGCTGTTATTTGTTTCTAGATCTTATGAGctcaaataaataaacaaataaattcAATCCTGGGGGTTATTGTATGATCCTGTCATTGTTAGAATGATGCACTGGTGCAGCAATCCTGAATTCTAACACTAATTATGTCATTGAACAAAAATATCAACCCATCACTTGATTTTCACATTTTTAAAGTTTGTAAAAAGATGCTGTGCAACATATGTAGTTTGATGATGAAGAGTATGTGCTACTGTCGAAATCAGAGCTGGAAGAGACATTGGAAGATGTACGTATCGAATGTGCAAGGTGTGTACGATTCTTTTACATTCATTTCGTGTCATTGATTATGGTGGATATCAACTTATACTATGGACAAGATTCACAGGTTTGGAGCCGTCAAGTCAGTAAATGTGGTTGAATATGCTGCTCGTAGTGACAACACTGCAGAGGATAACATAGTTGAGCTGGAAGACAGGCCAGTCAAGATTGAGTGCCCTGGATTTGGTGATATTGAAAACACTGCAAAGGCTGGATCAGAATGTTCTATGCCGAATCAGAGCATAGATATTCTCAATCATTCTGACGCTACAGAAACTAAAGATAGAGATCTTATTCCAGAGAGTCAGGATCAGAAGGACAAACACATCCCATCAAATGCAGCACATTGTGAGAGTGAAGCACCTGTAGCAGATGGGCACACAGACATAGATGGCACTCAGACTAGAGCTGCTCTCCCCATATCGCAACATTCTGAAACTGATCATACAGAAGCAGCTGCAGATGAGAATAAACATGCAGCAGTGGAGGCCACCACTACCGCAAAGGATGATGATGCAGTAGAAAAGAGACATCAAGACCCGAGAACATCAGAGATCTGTAGTCCCGCTGAGCCTGGAGACGAAATGGAGAAACCTGGAAGGGACTGTGAACAAGATGCTGATGATGTGACTGAAGATCATGCAGAAAAAGTACCTGCTGTTGAGACCAGTGACACTGCTTTCGTGTTTGAACCTGGTTCTGTGCTTGTGGAGTTCATGCGGAAGGAGGCTGCATGCATGGCTGCACATTCGTTACATGGACGGCGTTTCGGCAGCAGAACCGTGTATGCTGGATATGCTCCATATGATCTCTACTTGCAGAAATACCCAAGGTGATTCTGCGTTTGAGACTGCCGCGGCTCTGACTAGCGATTAGATGAGCTTTGCGTATGTGCCAACAGTTGTAGAGACTCGTAGTTTTTGAGCCTTTAGATGTTCAGCCAGGAATGTGGTACTATTAGTAGAATGAAATATGGGACATTGCTATTCCACAGTAGAATGAAATATTTGGTGAATAATAGGATACTGGATACCAAATTATCGATACAAGTGAGATCCTTAAGCATCGTTCTTAGATTGGCGTTTGTATTTTTCCTTCTTAAGTTGATGTTTATTTTTTCTCCTTATTAAACCTTTTGACGTGGACGCATTTTGTTGAGCTCTCGACTTCGTCGATCTAAAGAGAGTGCTTTGCCATCTACTAAGCTTTCTGCGCGAGTTTTTCTTTTACAAATATCTTTTTGAAGACTTGTTTGTTTTGCATGTACGTTCAGACTGACCTTAGTGTCATGAATTAAAGAGGGGCAAGGGTTTCTTCCTAACCGATGCATTTTGCATGTACGTCCTGTCGTTTGGGAGCTCACAGTAGGCCACAGTGAAATGTGTGCACCGCGCCATGCACCATGAAATGTGGATCAGTATGAATAAGGTGGGCCCTGCTAGGCTGGTCCTGAACACAATGATTTTGTTTATGgcataattttttaatactagAGTGATTTTGTTTTAGGACAGATACAGTATAACATGTTAGGTACATGTGTTTCTATTCTAAGCATTTTACTTGCACACTACTTTCCAGACTCATCCTACAAATGGGAGATGAGGAAGTGGCAACAAAGTTGAAAAGTTGCCTATGCCAGTGCCGTTCCTGCAAAACATC is a genomic window containing:
- the LOC117839434 gene encoding uncharacterized protein; protein product: MSRKIHGEHDSQRITSEGTAARTRPLSIQDIMLRREKKAASEAKKTKEELQENDKGTSNHLEQGRGYKLRKDLKDMPVEGSKKKIRDTSREESKKENLRVIPREGSRKDDTRYTPKEVSKKDNSKDRPKDCYKMDGLKDTPKVSEKEDLRDALKKGSMKERPSIGDEYRSVGKDKGIGSSQKRTTSMSSRADESKDRNLGEIRARNGDVTRSEYQKGPGKRGNDETVDNDRIKDKSEKLRNETKRKNRSFDNEKSSEVDRPMSKKQDSAWFQGSKHSDRNDGRNEYAKPYHGEPRLKRRRSRSRDRDRERHGRSISPPPREQRHNYHGHDLGNYRPYYSMEKSRRKYAEVDKQRSSGSGGYSGGSHQRYESRLGGYSPRKRKTAPQAEQATTKTPPPVIQSPEKKSATWDQPPVKASQFKFPTTLQSTVGQMTPSTPKDPSTKVETILAGNSLSADSVQLTQATRPLRRLHIENLPDSATEDRLIDCLNDFLLSTGVKYTQRSKPCLSCTINKEKRQAFAEFLTPEDATAALSFDGRSLNGSALRIRRPKEYVEMVNVAPKKPAEETGLISDVVADSPYKIFIAGIAGMISSEMLMEIVSAFGPLAAYRFLFNDELGGPCAFLEYADRSITSKACAGLNGMKLGGCVLTAVHVFPDPPVEAANEASPFYGIPDNAKSLLEEPTKVLQLKDVFDDEEYVLLSKSELEETLEDVRIECARFGAVKSVNVVEYAARSDNTAEDNIVELEDRPVKIECPGFGDIENTAKAGSECSMPNQSIDILNHSDATETKDRDLIPESQDQKDKHIPSNAAHCESEAPVADGHTDIDGTQTRAALPISQHSETDHTEAAADENKHAAVEATTTAKDDDAVEKRHQDPRTSEICSPAEPGDEMEKPGRDCEQDADDVTEDHAEKVPAVETSDTAFVFEPGSVLVEFMRKEAACMAAHSLHGRRFGSRTVYAGYAPYDLYLQKYPR